A genomic region of Magnolia sinica isolate HGM2019 chromosome 6, MsV1, whole genome shotgun sequence contains the following coding sequences:
- the LOC131249372 gene encoding putative disease resistance protein At4g10780, whose translation MDSLGPVVQIILFFWVPVSQQIGYLKHLNNNVETLKRETKELQDKRHQIQADVDDAISVGKTRVRLVENWLVDVTNIEAQVDSLRMEFEQPRTCLNGCCTNHFSRYKLGKRVVKKLKDVENLKAKGVFDKVAESPRRPRVLEMQTSLPRVQQSTAEETMEEIWQCLHDEENGIIGIYGMGGIGKTTLMKAINNKFIGTDHFNIVIWVTVSKDLNLGLIQEHIGKKLKIRFDDNEDMAEKRDKLFTQLKNVRYLLILDDLWEAFSLDQVGIPKPDKRNRCKITITTRFIRVCNEMDAHKQIRVRTLTPEEAWNLFCERCGDVVMSSEIRPVAEKVAEECSGLPLAIKTVGRAMHGKDKKEVWENALRALKGSSPEIPGMERQVFLPLKLSYDYLENEEIKSCFLYCTLFPEDYEIPIDELVRCWAVEEGFIENVNDLEEATNKGHDILERIKDACLLEKGSYGNKYVRMHDLLRDLAIWITSPSSSIEGSKFLVKAGEGLMQPPEEKMWRGVVRISLMHNKIKDLKITPDCPNLVSLFLNQSSGLVPVCSNFLRTIHSNFFELMPKLQILDLSRTGIESLPMSLLQLVNLRVLILSSCRDLVEVPPLGKLKELQILDLSKSGLKNFPQGIESLVKLKRLDISSTSFTAIPYTMIYGLPSLEEVSMMYLKEKVDGATFSEAVNMKRLRSLSISVSNLNGFIAHDMFHRWFSGLTSFHVEVKSAVFPPFSNKHISIGGCDKFPCGIEGLTKHAFSLYLYKSKGLTSLSKFQGDLKSLRHLLVSECSGVECIIDWREVGDDAFQCLQSLDLHRLLNLEKIFDGGAPPPLNTSLQNFRIIRVISCEKLRSLFSSSMVEQLHQLEVLHISDCSQMKEVIEGDELPHNSFPKLRILRLYGLPELESICSQRFMFISLEEIHVRSCPMLKKLPLFSSSIHEIKGEIEGEREWWERLEWEDEKARSLYTRIYKGP comes from the coding sequence ATGGATTCCTTGGGTCCAGTTGTGCAGATCATTCTCTTCTTCTGGGTTCCTGTTTCTCAGCAGATCGGTTATCTTAAACACCTTAATAACAATGTAGAGACATTGAAGAGGGAAACGAAAGAACTACAAGACAAGCGTCACCAAATTCAAGCGGACGTCGATGATGCTATATCAGTCGGAAAGACACGGGTTCGTCTAGTGGAGAACTGGCTTGTGGACGTCACCAATATCGAAGCTCAAGTCGATTCTTTAAGAATGGAATTCGAGCAACCTAGAACGTGCTTGAACGGTTGTTGCACCAATCACTTCTCTCGCTACAAGCTGGGCAAAAGGGTGGTTAAAAAGCTCAAAGATGTGGAAAACCTCAAAGCTAAAGGGGTCTTCGATAAGGTGGCTGAGAGCCCTCGCCGGCCGAGGGTGTTGGAAATGCAAACCTCGCTACCACGAGTACAGCAAAGCACAGCTGAGGAAACCATGGAGGAGATATGGCAATGCTTACACGACGAGGAGAATGGCATCATAGGCATTTATGGGATGGGCGGAATAGGGAAAACCACTCTCATGAAAGCCATAAACAATAAGTTCATCGGAACTGATCACTTCAACATCGTGATTTGGGTAACTGTGTCCAAGGACCTCAACTTGGGATTAATCCAGGAGCACATTGGAAAGAAGTTGAAAATCAGGTTCGACGATAATGAAGATATGGCAGAGAAGCGGGACAAGCTATTTACTCAGTTGAAGAATGTGAGGTATCTGCTCATCTTAGATGATTTATGGGAAGCATTTAGCTTGGATCAAGTTGGAATTCCAAAGCCGGACAAGCGAAATAGATGCAAGATCACAATAACCACTCGATTCATTAGAGTGTGTAATGAGATGGATGCCCATAAGCAGATCAGGGTCAGAACTCTTACGCCTGAGGAAGCGTGGAATTTGTTCTGTGAAAGATGTGGGGATGTGGTTATGTCATCAGAGATTCGACCGGTAGCAGAGAAGGTTGCAGAGGAGTGCAGCGGATTACCACTTGCAATTAAGACAGTAGGAAGGGCCATGCATGGCAAGGATAAGAAAGAGGTATGGGAGAATGCATTGAGGGCATTGAAAGGATCATCACCTGAGATTCCAGGTATGGAGCGTCAAGTGTTTCTTCCTTTGAAACTTAGCTATGATTACCTAGAGAATGAAGAGATAAAATCTTGTTTCCTGTATTGCACATTGTTTCCGGAAGATTATGAAATACCAATAGATGAGCTAGTAAGATGTTGGGCCGTGGAGGAAGGATTTATAGAAAATGTGAATGACTTGGAAGAAGCAACAAACAAGGGACACGACATCCTTGAAAGAATCAAGGACGCATGCCTCTTGGAGAAAGGGTCTTACGGAAATAAATACGTTAGGATGCATGATTTGCTCCGTGACTTGGCTATATGGATCACTTCACCATCGTCGTCCATTGAAGGCTCAAAATTCCTTGTGAAAGCCGGGGAGGGACTAATGCAGCCACCAGAAGAGAAAATGTGGAGAGGGGTTGTAAGGATTTCATTGATGCACAACAAGATAAAAGATCTCAAAATTACGCCTGATTGTCCTAACTTGGTCTCCTTGTTCCTCAATCAAAGCAGTGGATTGGTTCCAGTTTGCAGTAATTTCTTACGTACCATTCACAGTAATTTCTTCGAGCTCATGCCAAAACTACAGATCCTTGATCTAAGTCGTACTGGCATTGAATCTCTCCCGATGTCATTATTGCAATTGGTGAATCTACGTGTGCTCATTCTAAGCTCATGCAGAGATCTAGTGGAGGTGCCGCCATTGGGAAAGCTGAAGGAACTCCAAATTCTTGATCTCTCAAAATCTGGCCTCAAAAACTTCCCTCAAGGCATTGAAAGCTTGGTTAAACTCAAGAGGTTGGATATATCATCGACTTCATTCACTGCAATTCCCTACACTATGATATACGGGCTACCTAGTCTGGAGGAAGTAAGCATGATGTATTTGAAGGAAAAAGTGGACGGAGCTACTTTCAGTGAGGCTGTGAACATGAAACGCCTGAGATCTTTAAGCATCAGTGTGTCCAATCTTAATGGCTTCATCGCACATGATATGTTCCATCGATGGTTTTCgggcttgacaagtttccatgtTGAGGTTAAATCTGCAGTTTTCCCTCCTTTTTCTAATAAGCATATAAGCATTGGTGGATGTGACAAATTCCCCTGCGGGATTGAGGGGTTGACAAAACATGCATTCTCTTTATACTTGTATAAAAGCAAAGGTTTAACAAGTCTTTCTAAGTTCCAAGGCGATTTAAAGAGCTTAAGACATCTTCTAGTCAGTGAATGCAGTGGAGTGGAATGCATTATAGACTGGAGAGAGGTTGGAGATGATGCATTCCAATGTTTACAGTCATTGGATCTCCATCGTTTGCTGAActtggagaagatattcgatggTGGAGCGCCTCCTCCGCTGAACACAAGCCTACAAAACTTCAGAATAATACGGGTTATTAGTTGTGAAAAGTTAAGGAGTCTCTTCTCTTCTAGTATGGTAGAGCAACTACATCAGTTAGAGGTGCTTCACATATCGGATTGTTCCCAAATGAAAGAGGTTATAGAAGGAGATGAGCTGCCCCACAATTCATTCCCAAAATTACGCATCCTAAGATTGTATGGCTTACCAGAATTAGAAAGCATTTGTAGCCAGCGATTTATGTTTATATCTTTGGAAGAGATCCATGTACGTTCGTGTCCTATGTTGAAAAAGCTCCCACTCTTCAGCTCAAGCATCCATGAAATAAAAGGAGAAATAGAAGGCGAGAGAGAATGGTGGGAAAGATTAGAGTGGGAAGACGAGAAGGCCAGGTCCCTCTACACCAGAATTTACAAGGGTCCCTGA